In Microbacterium binotii, one DNA window encodes the following:
- a CDS encoding sensor histidine kinase — protein MVAAILLLGFVLASAFALGQAGEQPTSWWWPAAGAGAAAALSAAPRYVPLVILVASLLTATASALAGRPPLVVTASLVGTAAEIAVMVVGLTPKGAAPRLSTTRDVGRFILTAVAAAAALALVVAGAAAAAGGDFVARFVGTGASHLSALLLIVPLVLIDRSSQRPGPWWHAVTLTAAIALLVAVAFGPFASAPLSFLPVPLLAWAAFSQTMFVAIGQVLLAVSLASGLTLAGFGPFANAQGLLPTSTLLQVYAVAIAITCLVIATQRAERRELEDRQDAVLRLLRDAFARSRTGFLVTQVRESRRLRVLEANDVAAELFNGQLVHADGVWRVLDDTPLRRILGDAGDQERSHESDELGEDAVPARFWVDPIMRPELGRILLVTIEDLRPVRAVEQAMASQLDRERRVSEALRELNHKQDAFVASVSHELRTPITAIVGYAEELEDSVTDPDQKAYVEVISRNADRLATLVSNSLRAATITQPPVGVHGTRIVDLARIVTDSLEDLRYRIDERCIRVDSDVQGPLPVRANEAEVGQIVTNLLTNAIKFSPEQGAIRVTAGLIGHAALVEIEDQGPGISEQDRARVFERFYRSPQAVSDGVPGSGIGLSVAQALAGAMGGAIVLSEGERGGTLAALRLPLSEEPLSER, from the coding sequence GTGGTGGCAGCGATTCTGCTGCTCGGCTTCGTGCTCGCGTCGGCGTTCGCGCTCGGCCAGGCGGGGGAGCAGCCGACCTCGTGGTGGTGGCCGGCCGCGGGCGCCGGTGCCGCCGCGGCGCTCAGCGCTGCGCCCCGGTACGTCCCTCTGGTCATCCTCGTCGCCTCGCTGCTCACCGCGACCGCATCCGCTCTCGCAGGGCGTCCGCCTCTCGTGGTCACGGCGAGCTTGGTCGGCACCGCCGCCGAGATCGCCGTCATGGTGGTGGGGCTCACCCCGAAGGGTGCGGCCCCGCGGTTGTCGACGACGCGGGACGTCGGCCGTTTCATCCTGACCGCGGTCGCTGCCGCGGCAGCGCTGGCGCTGGTCGTCGCGGGCGCAGCGGCAGCGGCCGGCGGCGACTTCGTGGCGCGGTTCGTGGGAACCGGGGCCTCCCACCTCTCCGCGCTCCTGCTCATCGTGCCGCTCGTGCTCATCGACCGTTCGAGCCAGCGCCCGGGCCCGTGGTGGCACGCCGTCACCCTCACTGCGGCGATCGCCCTCCTCGTCGCTGTCGCGTTCGGTCCTTTCGCCTCGGCGCCCCTGTCGTTCCTGCCGGTACCCCTGCTGGCGTGGGCGGCGTTCTCGCAGACGATGTTCGTGGCGATAGGTCAGGTGCTGCTGGCGGTGTCGCTGGCAAGCGGCCTGACGCTGGCCGGATTCGGGCCGTTCGCCAACGCCCAGGGCCTGCTGCCGACCAGCACCCTGCTGCAGGTCTACGCGGTGGCCATCGCCATCACCTGCCTGGTGATCGCGACGCAGCGCGCGGAACGCAGAGAACTCGAGGACCGGCAGGATGCGGTGCTGCGGCTCCTGCGCGATGCGTTCGCGCGCTCCCGCACCGGCTTCCTCGTCACACAGGTGCGGGAGTCGCGCAGGCTCCGGGTCCTGGAGGCGAACGATGTGGCCGCGGAGCTCTTCAACGGGCAGCTGGTGCATGCGGACGGCGTGTGGCGGGTTCTCGACGACACCCCCCTTCGCCGCATCCTGGGGGACGCCGGCGATCAGGAGCGCTCGCACGAGAGCGACGAGCTGGGTGAGGATGCGGTGCCAGCACGATTCTGGGTCGATCCGATCATGCGGCCCGAGCTCGGACGCATCCTGCTCGTCACGATCGAGGACCTTCGCCCGGTGCGCGCTGTCGAGCAGGCGATGGCGAGCCAGCTGGACCGTGAGCGGCGTGTCAGCGAGGCGCTGCGCGAGCTCAATCACAAGCAGGACGCGTTCGTCGCCAGTGTCTCCCACGAGCTGCGCACACCGATCACGGCGATCGTGGGGTACGCGGAGGAGCTCGAGGACAGCGTCACGGACCCGGATCAGAAGGCGTACGTCGAGGTCATCAGCCGCAACGCCGATCGGCTGGCGACACTGGTGTCCAACTCCCTGCGGGCCGCGACCATCACGCAGCCCCCGGTCGGGGTGCACGGCACGCGCATCGTGGATCTGGCGCGGATCGTCACGGACTCCCTCGAAGATCTGCGCTACCGGATCGACGAACGCTGTATCCGCGTCGACAGCGACGTCCAGGGGCCGCTGCCGGTGCGAGCCAACGAGGCCGAGGTCGGACAGATCGTCACGAACCTGTTGACCAACGCGATCAAGTTCTCGCCCGAGCAAGGGGCGATCCGCGTGACGGCGGGGCTCATCGGTCACGCCGCGCTCGTCGAGATCGAAGACCAAGGCCCCGGCATCAGCGAACAGGACAGGGCCCGCGTCTTCGAACGGTTCTACCGCAGTCCTCAGGCCGTGAGCGACGGCGTTCCGGGCTCGGGGATCGGTCTGTCGGTGGCTCAGGCGCTGGCGGGCGCGATGGGCGGCGCGATCGTGCTGTCGGAGGGGGAGAGAGGCGGAACCCTCGCCGCCCTGCGACTCCCGCTGTCGGAAGAACCTCTCAGCGAGCGCTGA
- the smpB gene encoding SsrA-binding protein SmpB, whose product MPRERGEKVVATNRRARHDYTVEKTYEAGLVLTGTEVKSLRQGRANLTDGYAYIQGGEAFLDAVHIPEYSQGHWTNHSAKRTRKLLLHKEEIVKLSHAVSAGGYTLVPLRLYFSDGRAKVELGVAKGKREYDKRQTLRERQDTREAERAMRLRNRVGE is encoded by the coding sequence ATGCCCAGGGAACGCGGAGAGAAGGTCGTCGCGACCAACCGCCGCGCGCGCCACGACTACACCGTCGAGAAGACGTACGAGGCCGGCCTCGTGCTCACCGGCACCGAGGTGAAGTCGTTGCGTCAGGGGCGCGCCAACCTGACCGACGGCTACGCCTACATCCAGGGCGGCGAGGCGTTCCTCGACGCCGTCCACATCCCCGAGTATTCGCAGGGGCACTGGACGAACCATTCCGCCAAGCGCACGCGCAAGCTCCTCCTGCACAAGGAGGAGATCGTGAAGCTGTCGCACGCGGTCTCCGCCGGCGGCTACACGCTCGTACCCCTACGCCTCTACTTCTCCGATGGACGTGCGAAGGTCGAGCTCGGTGTCGCGAAAGGCAAGCGGGAGTACGACAAGCGCCAGACCCTGCGAGAACGGCAGGACACCCGCGAAGCCGAGCGCGCGATGCGCCTACGCAACCGCGTCGGGGAGTGA